The Caldicellulosiruptor changbaiensis genome has a segment encoding these proteins:
- a CDS encoding SPASM domain-containing protein, with protein sequence MFTLYGYFFYSTTSINELIIGNIREKTIEECWYSFVMEEIRNINVNQLKGVCSMCKFLSTCRGGCRAYAYIKTGSFYASDPLCQEIYEAGLFPKESLKT encoded by the coding sequence ATGTTTACTTTATATGGTTATTTCTTTTATTCAACAACCTCTATAAATGAATTAATTATTGGGAATATTAGAGAAAAAACTATAGAAGAATGCTGGTACAGTTTTGTTATGGAGGAAATAAGAAATATCAATGTAAATCAATTAAAAGGAGTCTGCTCAATGTGTAAATTTCTCTCTACTTGTAGAGGTGGCTGTAGAGCTTATGCATATATCAAAACAGGTAGTTTTTATGCTTCTGATCCATTATGTCAAGAAATTTACGAAGCTGGTTTATTTCCTAAAGAATCTTTAAAGACATAG